Genomic DNA from Peribacillus simplex NBRC 15720 = DSM 1321:
TTGCTGTCCGTTCCTGTATGGAACTTTGAAACATGTTCGATACATGCCAATATTTATTAAGCTGCTCCGTGACAGCCATTTTTACCTTCTCATGACAATGTCCAAGATTCAAAACCCCGATACCGGATGTGAAATCCAGATACTCTTTACCTGTTGCACTCGTAATCTTCAATCCTGACGCAGTGTCTGGCTCAATGTTCCACCTTGCATATGTTGGAAATAAAGAACTCATTGAAATACCCCTTCCTCCTGAAGAAATTTCGTACCGATGAATTGTCCGCCTTGATAAAAATGATCTTTCCCACTAACGATCATCACTTCTTCAATCCCTTTATTCAGCACAGACAACGCTGTATTGACTTTCGGGATCATTCCCCCATGGATACTTCCATCCATGATCATATTCTTCGTTTCCGTTTCATTCAATTTCTCAATGATCTGCCCATTCTTCAAGACCCCTTTAACATCGGTCACAAATAAACACATATCGGCCGATAGTGCCTTCGCTACAGACCCAGCAGCCATATCGGCATTCACATTTAATTTAGTGCCTTCTTCGGTAGTTGAAATGGGCGTCAATACCGGACAATAACCTTTTTCGAATAAAAGTCCGAATAATTCCGTATTGACTTGTTGTATCTCACCAACAGCTCCAAGTTTCTGTTTGTCGATATAATCACCTGTGAGAATTCCGCCGTCAGAGCCATTTATACCGATTGCCTTGATGCCATGAGCTTCCAATTTATGAACGAGGCTGCGGTTCGATTTGCCTGCCAGCATAAGTTCCACAATTTCCAACACTTCAGTGGTCGT
This window encodes:
- the argB gene encoding acetylglutamate kinase, whose translation is MDILVIKCGGSIINELSESFFNSVRELQNRGYHIVFVHGGGPDINSMLEKFEIEPVFEDGLRKTTTEVLEIVELMLAGKSNRSLVHKLEAHGIKAIGINGSDGGILTGDYIDKQKLGAVGEIQQVNTELFGLLFEKGYCPVLTPISTTEEGTKLNVNADMAAGSVAKALSADMCLFVTDVKGVLKNGQIIEKLNETETKNMIMDGSIHGGMIPKVNTALSVLNKGIEEVMIVSGKDHFYQGGQFIGTKFLQEEGVFQ